In one window of Haloarcula sp. H-GB4 DNA:
- a CDS encoding site-specific DNA-methyltransferase, which translates to MADEEYSLPSSFQDFYLFDESVEEFAGTLTEHLDPLVLNENLFVQYTGSIIDQFQQDSDVSSDGGALAKQNQDVLRLETYLMENAALAHALYDELAKHYELREVDYWSATGMAEILGKYLDQESVGFPYEVSYREHLSSIVLPEFDLDDDPKPIDLAIRDRLLNDEGKLETIDTTLQAFFREHEIGPPPTETMRRFQGSDMWDPEDRTAEVYEADARYIVPEGSDSPNHERADPIPLDESSIDLILTSPPYWKKRKYFTDEGEKIELGQETAVEDYVSNLVDALERWKVFLRPTGSVFFNIGDTFKNKSLQGVPGLFAQESQKRGWTIRNEITWTKPNGVPSPVDDRLTSRHERIFHLVQNDDYFYDREGYIDIYDTGSNPTDVWEIAHDRNTGGHLAPFPRELVQRAIALGCPPAVCDKCNTPHRRQTNKDMRGLMNETSEAELVEHLIKYEYYKLSPRRDQAQRAIKKFFESDLNSTHLRAIQAVGISDAGKAMEFQDGAGNNDETIEEYAEAAKEVLGGYFREFTFPQRQTVGWSSCSCDCEPVPGRVFDPFAGSGTTLTVAKELGYDAFGADLDVSHWEDS; encoded by the coding sequence ATGGCTGATGAGGAGTATTCCCTACCATCAAGTTTTCAAGATTTTTATTTATTTGACGAGTCGGTTGAGGAGTTTGCTGGTACTCTAACGGAACATCTTGATCCTCTCGTTCTTAATGAAAACCTATTTGTCCAATATACTGGATCAATAATTGACCAGTTCCAGCAAGATTCTGATGTCAGTAGTGACGGGGGCGCACTTGCGAAACAAAACCAGGATGTGTTAAGATTAGAGACATACCTGATGGAAAATGCTGCATTAGCCCACGCCCTCTATGATGAACTTGCGAAGCACTACGAACTACGAGAGGTGGATTATTGGTCAGCCACCGGAATGGCAGAAATTCTGGGAAAATACCTGGATCAGGAGAGTGTTGGATTCCCCTATGAAGTGAGTTACAGAGAACATTTATCTTCAATTGTTCTTCCAGAGTTCGATTTAGATGACGATCCCAAACCAATCGACCTTGCAATCAGGGACCGACTGCTGAACGATGAAGGCAAACTGGAAACCATCGATACGACGCTTCAAGCATTTTTTCGTGAGCACGAAATTGGTCCCCCACCTACTGAAACAATGCGTAGATTCCAGGGGAGTGATATGTGGGACCCCGAAGACCGAACAGCGGAGGTGTATGAAGCCGATGCACGGTATATAGTTCCCGAAGGTTCTGATTCACCCAACCATGAGCGTGCTGATCCAATTCCCCTTGATGAAAGCAGTATCGACTTGATCCTGACGTCCCCTCCATACTGGAAGAAGCGGAAGTACTTCACCGATGAAGGGGAAAAAATAGAACTTGGGCAGGAAACAGCAGTCGAAGATTATGTATCGAATCTTGTTGACGCATTAGAACGATGGAAAGTTTTTCTCCGTCCTACTGGATCCGTGTTTTTCAATATTGGAGACACGTTTAAGAATAAGTCACTTCAGGGAGTTCCTGGACTTTTCGCCCAAGAGTCGCAGAAGCGTGGTTGGACCATTCGAAATGAAATCACTTGGACAAAGCCAAATGGTGTTCCTTCACCGGTGGATGATAGATTAACTAGTCGACATGAAAGGATTTTCCATCTTGTACAAAATGATGACTATTTCTATGACCGCGAGGGATACATCGACATCTATGATACTGGATCAAACCCGACAGACGTGTGGGAGATAGCGCATGACCGGAATACTGGTGGACACCTTGCACCATTCCCGAGAGAGCTTGTCCAGCGAGCGATTGCACTAGGCTGCCCGCCTGCGGTCTGTGATAAATGCAATACGCCGCATCGTCGACAGACTAATAAAGATATGCGTGGGTTAATGAATGAAACCTCTGAAGCCGAACTTGTGGAACATTTAATAAAGTATGAGTATTATAAGCTCAGCCCAAGGCGGGACCAGGCCCAACGTGCTATAAAGAAATTCTTTGAATCGGATTTGAATTCCACGCATCTACGGGCGATCCAGGCTGTCGGTATTTCTGATGCTGGGAAGGCGATGGAATTCCAAGATGGGGCAGGAAATAACGACGAAACAATCGAAGAATACGCTGAGGCGGCGAAAGAGGTCCTTGGCGGGTACTTTCGTGAATTTACTTTTCCGCAAAGACAAACTGTGGGTTGGTCCTCTTGTAGTTGCGATTGTGAGCCTGTTCCAGGGCGGGTTTTTGATCCCTTTGCGGGATCCGGAACCACGCTTACAGTAGCCAAGGAACTAGGCTACGATGCATTCGGCGCTGATCTTGACGTTTCGCATTGGGAGGACTCGTGA
- a CDS encoding VirB4 family type IV secretion system protein: protein MADSEEEYNTNIIHESLGDSTNFWGDYTLGELILFLIPPFGFLIAMGMPFVPAALFFPTLALTAVVEVFLYILHKVRPDHYRLTEWLRVKLFWLVKKRQYTHGQGNQDTRQVTRLERVMPHGIERVDGAYVGAVEVEPANMSLQDDEKWEKAVTSLTRLSESLTGRAKLHVTTAEVDNESHIQAHVDRLDDPDAESHSIFRGVLMEFVNRYIDDSGNVETETELQRKYYIVVWVTDDDIHDLQMNSDSIADYLTGIPVIGRLFTRFDSDTLTDAEREEFKAKKLHDRLETVDRAVNNMFRCRSRSVSPHELAHLTEDYWACETRTEREYEEAASVSPVTYSARELIKHGKGATAHDAAEGMDTDDVGGTDYEVDETDFVSQLHRPGENHRSLVAPTDIEWEADHALIDQETYTRCFWIETYPEHPTSGMLEQLLLDTDLAVDVSIHIDPYDADTAVSVMKEWISSLKMLQNDKGELEAEDIEQEVNQAKYIRQMVRRNHTSLFRVGAFIRLTAETEEDLRKQTNRLETLLRDSPSNCGVKRTTRRQEAGLVTVSPIGANELGQNRLSSMTGEALGSLFPFSSNYLRMEDGIEYGLHGHNDSSLLIDPWELETGHSELVTGMPGGGKTHGTQARAMRMLKKRSDVKQIYIDPVGDMHGSAKMLDAKTITISGETPLNPCEMHPTPQHVLEQSPDMQPVSAKKDEVYGVIENFLQSRDVDLEMHSGLITFLIDKIFTESDIDPADPSTHTPENSPDLSDFLEVVDRLQEEPGMFPGATTESSQQKIQQYANELSIALHPFRPGSTFGNLSKESDLRLIDDSSKAVYLDLQQVEGSGSGLGKQSFIMQLLLSTLYQQAKNMQQKVEIIIDEAHYLFNDDANLESLNQIARHQRHAGLRLVMLSQTLSEFEDKGAAEEIAGMCPIKVHHREPELGDETATSAGLTDEQQSYIQHAEAGKESLGDGQGYSQALVRVDEHGDYPLTIKTSWEEKQIIDLDADAEDTLDVVAHEVDSRAADFEEFVHSKAVEQELANRGLSPEKAEHVLNGLSEEELVDVVSVALDQTQPEAVVADGGIEAETDAEFDTTENSNE, encoded by the coding sequence ATGGCTGACTCAGAAGAAGAATACAATACGAACATCATCCACGAATCGCTCGGAGATTCGACCAACTTCTGGGGCGACTACACACTCGGGGAACTCATCCTGTTCCTCATCCCGCCGTTTGGCTTCCTCATCGCGATGGGGATGCCGTTCGTGCCAGCAGCGCTGTTCTTCCCCACGTTGGCCCTCACAGCGGTTGTGGAAGTGTTCCTCTACATCCTGCACAAAGTCCGGCCAGATCACTATCGCCTGACCGAGTGGCTGCGGGTCAAACTGTTCTGGCTCGTCAAAAAGCGTCAGTACACTCACGGCCAAGGGAATCAGGATACTCGGCAGGTCACGCGATTAGAGCGGGTTATGCCCCACGGCATTGAGCGCGTCGACGGAGCGTACGTCGGCGCGGTCGAAGTCGAGCCCGCCAATATGTCGCTACAAGATGACGAGAAATGGGAGAAAGCCGTCACATCGCTCACACGCCTGTCTGAATCGCTGACTGGCCGGGCGAAACTCCACGTCACGACGGCCGAGGTCGACAACGAGTCCCACATACAGGCACACGTCGACCGGCTCGACGACCCCGACGCGGAGAGCCATTCGATCTTCCGGGGCGTCCTGATGGAGTTCGTCAACCGCTACATCGACGACAGCGGCAACGTTGAGACTGAGACTGAGCTTCAGCGCAAGTACTACATCGTCGTTTGGGTCACTGACGACGATATCCATGATCTCCAGATGAACAGCGACTCCATCGCGGATTACCTGACTGGGATACCGGTCATTGGGCGGCTGTTCACTCGATTCGACAGTGACACGCTCACTGACGCCGAGCGAGAGGAGTTCAAGGCGAAGAAACTCCACGACCGGCTCGAAACCGTCGACAGAGCAGTCAACAATATGTTCCGGTGTCGTAGTCGGTCGGTCAGCCCGCATGAGCTGGCGCACTTGACTGAGGACTACTGGGCCTGTGAAACCCGGACCGAGCGGGAGTACGAAGAGGCGGCCTCCGTCTCCCCGGTGACGTACTCCGCTCGGGAACTCATCAAGCACGGCAAGGGTGCCACAGCCCACGACGCTGCGGAGGGCATGGACACCGACGACGTCGGTGGGACCGACTACGAGGTCGACGAGACCGACTTCGTCTCCCAGTTGCATAGACCGGGAGAGAACCATCGGTCACTGGTCGCGCCGACGGATATCGAATGGGAAGCCGACCACGCCCTCATCGACCAAGAGACGTACACCCGGTGCTTCTGGATCGAGACGTATCCCGAGCATCCGACCAGTGGAATGCTAGAGCAACTACTGCTGGATACGGACCTTGCCGTCGACGTCTCAATCCACATCGACCCATACGACGCTGATACAGCAGTGTCGGTCATGAAAGAGTGGATTTCCTCGCTGAAGATGCTACAGAACGACAAAGGAGAGCTGGAAGCGGAAGATATCGAACAGGAGGTCAACCAAGCGAAGTACATCCGGCAGATGGTCCGTCGCAATCACACGTCGCTGTTCCGTGTCGGAGCGTTCATCCGGCTGACTGCGGAGACCGAAGAAGACCTCCGGAAGCAAACGAACCGGCTCGAAACGCTCCTGCGAGACTCACCGTCGAACTGCGGGGTCAAGCGAACGACCCGCCGGCAGGAAGCAGGACTGGTGACTGTCTCGCCCATCGGGGCCAACGAACTCGGACAAAACCGACTCTCCTCAATGACCGGGGAAGCACTCGGGTCGCTGTTCCCGTTCTCGTCGAACTACCTGCGGATGGAGGACGGCATCGAGTACGGACTGCACGGCCACAACGATTCCTCGCTGTTGATCGACCCGTGGGAACTGGAAACCGGTCACTCGGAGCTGGTCACTGGGATGCCCGGCGGCGGAAAGACCCACGGCACGCAGGCTCGGGCGATGCGGATGCTGAAAAAGCGGTCGGACGTCAAGCAGATCTACATCGACCCGGTCGGGGATATGCACGGCAGCGCCAAGATGCTGGATGCAAAGACCATCACGATCAGCGGTGAGACGCCGCTGAACCCGTGTGAGATGCATCCGACGCCTCAGCATGTGCTCGAACAATCCCCGGATATGCAGCCCGTCTCAGCGAAGAAAGACGAAGTGTACGGAGTGATCGAGAACTTCCTCCAATCTCGCGATGTCGATCTGGAGATGCACAGCGGCCTGATCACGTTCCTGATCGACAAGATATTCACTGAATCGGATATCGACCCAGCGGACCCATCGACACATACGCCGGAGAACTCGCCGGACCTGAGCGACTTCCTCGAAGTCGTTGACCGCCTCCAGGAAGAGCCGGGAATGTTCCCGGGAGCGACGACGGAATCTTCCCAGCAGAAAATCCAGCAGTACGCAAACGAACTCTCGATTGCGCTGCATCCGTTCCGCCCGGGGAGTACCTTCGGTAACCTCTCGAAAGAGTCGGACCTGCGGCTGATCGACGACAGCAGCAAGGCCGTCTATCTGGATCTCCAGCAGGTCGAAGGCTCTGGTAGTGGCCTCGGCAAGCAGTCGTTCATCATGCAACTGCTGTTGTCGACACTGTACCAGCAGGCCAAGAATATGCAGCAGAAGGTCGAGATCATCATCGACGAAGCTCACTACCTGTTCAACGACGACGCGAACTTGGAGTCGCTGAACCAGATTGCTCGCCACCAGCGCCACGCCGGACTGCGGCTAGTGATGCTGTCTCAGACACTGTCGGAGTTCGAGGACAAGGGAGCCGCTGAGGAAATCGCGGGAATGTGCCCGATCAAAGTACATCACCGCGAGCCAGAGCTAGGCGACGAGACGGCAACAAGCGCTGGACTGACGGACGAACAGCAGTCCTACATCCAGCACGCCGAAGCCGGCAAGGAGTCACTGGGTGACGGTCAGGGCTACTCGCAAGCACTGGTTCGCGTCGACGAACACGGAGACTACCCGCTGACGATCAAGACGTCGTGGGAAGAGAAGCAGATCATTGACCTCGACGCTGACGCGGAAGATACGCTCGACGTTGTTGCTCACGAGGTCGACTCCCGCGCTGCTGATTTCGAAGAGTTCGTCCATTCCAAAGCAGTCGAGCAAGAGCTAGCGAATCGTGGATTGTCCCCGGAGAAGGCTGAACACGTCCTCAACGGACTCAGCGAAGAGGAATTAGTGGACGTGGTGTCTGTAGCACTTGACCAGACACAGCCAGAAGCAGTTGTCGCTGACGGTGGTATCGAGGCAGAGACTGATGCGGAGTTTGACACTACGGAGAATTCAAATGAGTGA
- a CDS encoding DNA gyrase C-terminal beta-propeller domain-containing protein has product MTDWDIPSLSIDNKHRSKEKVRHLTAEQLDLPENTKQAESGEDHWEELEELASSIESNQEYAVAVGTNSHELASGQFLQKGQSHDVHALELAVWKAYAESRSPITNILLVESEGGVEICGRCMQVVQDYASGTTLRILHEDGEYDEYSSIREYIAPQPELEASSAESDKQQITTKQQGNSSDKIKSASEASVPEPDSEDIPKASSDLGIEYIRFENNIYHRKYQKLDRTFCGQDLSNQKYSSSEEKPILLEPCKPCHGETGVITVKEKKQNLREQISEQAADITHSENSPGQFSLEEMRILCDLIPTDFSEEIDSKQEIRAQLDRAIEGVKTTESDHGSFSKDGLEALVGALSGHGIISSEPHFYIQTDAGTIKRTPVTEFDLQNRGGKGLRAHDEEENADIDTLFVANPRDLLLLFTSAGKVYEIGAHEMPKQDRIETGQQFSDLVSLDEDEQVQSVLSMISLTDHDYLTMVTKHGFVKRVRTSEFENILSTGIVAAKLEDSDEVRDVAWTEGDADLIVATENGQAIRFDEEEVRDMGRSARGIKSIELDDDDSVIGMVVVSDPSNAQLLSVTRNGYGKRTPIREYRKQTRYGRGLIDIDTGDRNGPLMAIERVEDSDSVGIITQNGQLIHTPVDDISSVGRNTKGVILIDVDQGDRVIEASTVQALQKS; this is encoded by the coding sequence ATGACTGATTGGGATATCCCGTCGCTCTCGATCGATAATAAGCACAGATCCAAAGAAAAGGTCCGCCATCTAACCGCAGAGCAGTTGGATCTACCAGAGAACACGAAGCAAGCAGAATCCGGTGAGGATCACTGGGAAGAGTTGGAAGAGCTGGCTAGTTCGATTGAATCTAATCAAGAATACGCAGTAGCAGTCGGGACAAACAGTCACGAATTAGCTTCTGGACAATTCTTGCAAAAAGGACAATCTCATGATGTTCACGCGCTTGAATTGGCGGTTTGGAAAGCGTATGCTGAATCTCGATCGCCGATAACGAATATACTACTTGTTGAATCAGAGGGAGGGGTCGAGATTTGTGGACGATGTATGCAAGTCGTTCAGGATTATGCCAGTGGCACTACTCTGCGTATTTTGCATGAAGACGGTGAGTATGATGAATATTCTTCTATACGCGAATATATTGCTCCACAGCCCGAACTTGAGGCGTCATCTGCCGAGAGTGATAAACAACAAATAACTACAAAACAACAGGGCAACTCGTCTGATAAAATTAAATCGGCTTCTGAGGCTTCTGTCCCAGAACCGGACAGCGAAGATATCCCGAAGGCTAGTTCAGATCTTGGAATAGAATATATTCGGTTCGAGAATAACATCTATCATCGGAAGTATCAGAAGCTGGATCGCACCTTTTGCGGGCAGGATCTTAGCAATCAAAAGTATAGTTCCAGTGAGGAGAAACCAATTCTCTTAGAACCGTGTAAGCCATGCCATGGAGAGACGGGCGTTATCACTGTAAAAGAGAAAAAACAAAACCTCCGTGAGCAAATATCTGAACAAGCTGCCGATATTACTCATTCTGAAAACAGTCCTGGGCAATTTAGCTTAGAGGAAATGAGAATACTCTGCGACTTGATTCCGACTGACTTCTCTGAGGAGATTGATTCTAAACAGGAAATACGGGCTCAACTGGACAGGGCCATAGAAGGGGTCAAGACAACTGAGTCTGATCATGGTTCGTTTTCCAAAGATGGGTTGGAAGCCCTTGTTGGCGCACTCTCTGGACATGGCATTATTTCTTCGGAGCCCCATTTCTATATTCAAACTGATGCAGGAACGATCAAACGAACTCCTGTTACGGAATTCGATTTGCAGAACAGAGGGGGGAAAGGTTTGCGCGCCCATGACGAAGAAGAGAATGCTGATATTGACACACTTTTCGTAGCAAATCCCAGAGATCTGCTCTTGTTATTTACCAGTGCTGGAAAAGTATACGAAATCGGTGCTCACGAAATGCCAAAACAAGACCGAATTGAGACAGGGCAACAATTCTCCGATCTTGTTTCACTTGACGAGGACGAACAGGTCCAATCTGTTCTCTCAATGATATCTCTGACCGATCACGACTATCTCACCATGGTAACGAAACATGGATTCGTGAAGCGGGTGAGGACCTCAGAATTTGAAAATATTCTTAGTACTGGTATTGTAGCAGCTAAGTTGGAAGATAGTGATGAAGTTCGAGACGTTGCTTGGACTGAGGGGGATGCTGACTTAATCGTAGCCACTGAAAATGGCCAAGCGATACGATTTGATGAGGAGGAAGTTAGAGACATGGGAAGATCCGCACGGGGGATTAAGTCGATCGAGTTGGATGATGATGATTCGGTTATAGGGATGGTGGTTGTTTCAGATCCGTCCAATGCTCAATTACTCTCTGTAACGAGGAATGGCTACGGCAAGCGCACCCCAATTAGAGAGTATCGCAAACAGACCAGATATGGGCGAGGTTTGATTGATATTGACACAGGCGACCGGAATGGTCCTCTCATGGCAATCGAGCGTGTGGAAGACAGCGATTCTGTCGGTATTATCACCCAGAATGGCCAGTTGATCCACACTCCTGTCGACGATATCTCTTCTGTTGGACGAAACACGAAAGGGGTCATCTTGATTGATGTTGACCAAGGTGATAGGGTGATAGAAGCAAGCACTGTACAAGCATTACAGAAATCGTAA
- a CDS encoding IS701 family transposase, whose product MMPITDFLSCTRVFDEFDSLSPAQRRHAKTYATGLVAASNKTVAGIAREVIPASGKRALNKFLTEYDWDEQQFNHERLEELQKHGETRWSKDGYIILDDTITEKAGDEVPGVGQFYDHAENDTVWGQDLIYAFYADDKTAYPLTFRLYEKQDDEDDDHDTKYDLAREIVTELEEEVGVPADTYLFDSWFAHDSGLPDHIESYGKDWIGPLRSNRKVTYTGEELRVDALAKRIDTVERDIEDDTYHIWTKKLPVSQLGDVKLVIAEKETDEDEENPVKYLATNKIDAPTEHVIRSYGMRWRIETFFEDSKQDLGLGDCEMQTDEGASRHWHLLMAAYSLVRLDPDSSALGTVRSKASSLRANLEHSLKEAVYNLLSWVRDNDDRGVDDLMEEIDHLFVHSTADANVQS is encoded by the coding sequence ATGATGCCGATCACGGACTTCCTTTCGTGTACGCGCGTGTTCGACGAGTTTGACTCGCTGTCACCGGCACAACGACGTCACGCGAAAACCTACGCCACAGGTCTTGTTGCGGCCAGCAACAAGACCGTGGCGGGTATCGCACGTGAAGTTATTCCAGCCAGCGGAAAACGAGCTCTCAACAAGTTCCTCACCGAGTACGACTGGGACGAACAACAGTTCAACCACGAACGTCTCGAAGAACTTCAGAAACACGGTGAAACGCGCTGGTCGAAGGATGGCTACATCATCCTTGACGACACGATCACCGAGAAAGCCGGGGACGAAGTCCCCGGCGTCGGCCAGTTCTACGATCACGCCGAAAATGACACTGTCTGGGGCCAAGACCTCATCTACGCCTTCTACGCTGACGACAAAACCGCCTACCCCCTCACCTTCCGCCTCTACGAAAAACAAGACGACGAAGACGACGACCACGATACGAAGTACGATCTCGCCCGTGAGATTGTCACGGAACTCGAAGAAGAGGTAGGTGTGCCTGCGGACACCTACCTCTTCGACTCGTGGTTCGCTCACGATTCTGGCCTTCCTGACCACATCGAATCCTACGGCAAGGACTGGATCGGCCCGCTCCGGAGCAATCGCAAGGTAACTTACACCGGTGAAGAGCTCCGCGTCGATGCGCTGGCAAAGCGCATCGACACGGTTGAGCGCGATATTGAGGACGACACCTACCATATCTGGACGAAGAAGCTTCCCGTCTCCCAACTGGGAGACGTGAAGCTGGTTATCGCCGAGAAGGAAACCGATGAAGACGAAGAGAATCCGGTCAAGTACCTCGCCACGAACAAAATCGACGCACCGACCGAGCACGTGATTCGCTCCTACGGGATGCGGTGGCGCATCGAGACATTCTTCGAGGACTCGAAGCAGGATCTCGGCTTGGGAGACTGCGAGATGCAGACAGACGAAGGTGCCAGTCGGCACTGGCACCTTCTGATGGCCGCCTACAGTCTCGTTCGTCTTGATCCTGACTCGAGCGCCTTGGGAACGGTTCGCTCGAAAGCGTCATCGCTTCGAGCGAACCTCGAACACTCCCTGAAAGAAGCCGTCTACAACCTCCTCTCGTGGGTTCGAGACAACGATGACCGAGGCGTTGATGACCTCATGGAAGAGATCGACCACCTCTTCGTTCACTCAACTGCTGACGCTAACGTGCAAAGCTGA
- a CDS encoding AAA family ATPase, protein MNNIQIFELILKDYRQYKDKTEIPLEVTSEKNINVIEGQNGAGKSNILNAITLCFYREEAHTDSRGGAELETDPYISKRKLESLDPGESAEGYVEIRLGKDKPKYAFRRTFTTVKQSSVGPDGEPEYTNSLGELTLRQRFGGNDWEPIAEPENILHEILPTRVHQYFLFDGEQLDEFFEEGYADRVKEAVLDVSHVELLNEADDHLEEVKRDYEKETSSSGEDVANLEDRKEKAEQELERLESERKTLKEDIGEAKSKIQSINDSLSGSGDDDVREKQQRREYLEGKVEEKEDQLTQNRANVGSSLAQAGAVSFNSDAISYAIEAIEEYEASDDGLQGVSEELIEGLLSQERCICGADLTEGTDAHAEITSIEDEIRSNGHSEISGKLRIQRALSQGESYVNELLEDKKELNETQDWIDEKESELFRIASQLEDIDTIDNEKAVELEKQRQRISERIDEMNQELGELNGKIESQEQVIDDRREEWREAAKQKKENQKLVEKSLFISDASDEINDIKEDILGQVRSQTEERLEQYYNDLIWKDDDYEIVLTDKYEVKLYDADGRKNLGSLAAGERQVLALSFMTALSKISGFSAPIIIDTPLGRISSEPKKLIAQNVPDYLEDTQVTFLMTDVEYSEDVRAFIADEVANEYHLDYQAGVTEVVER, encoded by the coding sequence ATGAATAACATACAGATTTTTGAGCTGATCCTGAAAGACTATCGTCAGTACAAAGACAAAACGGAAATACCCCTTGAGGTGACGTCTGAAAAAAATATCAATGTAATAGAAGGACAAAACGGTGCTGGAAAGTCGAATATTTTGAATGCTATAACCTTGTGCTTCTACCGGGAGGAAGCTCATACGGATTCAAGAGGTGGAGCGGAACTAGAAACTGATCCGTATATCTCTAAACGCAAGCTTGAATCCTTAGATCCGGGGGAATCAGCGGAAGGATACGTAGAAATCAGGCTTGGGAAAGATAAACCAAAATATGCGTTTCGCCGAACGTTCACGACAGTCAAGCAGTCGTCGGTTGGGCCAGATGGCGAACCTGAGTACACAAATTCACTGGGCGAACTCACACTTCGGCAACGATTCGGTGGTAATGACTGGGAGCCAATTGCCGAACCTGAAAACATTCTTCATGAAATTCTCCCGACTCGAGTCCATCAATACTTCCTTTTTGACGGTGAGCAACTCGACGAATTTTTTGAAGAAGGATATGCGGACCGAGTCAAAGAGGCGGTCCTTGATGTTTCACATGTTGAGCTATTGAACGAGGCCGATGATCATCTTGAGGAAGTCAAACGTGATTACGAAAAAGAAACTTCCAGTAGTGGTGAGGATGTCGCAAATTTGGAAGATCGAAAAGAAAAAGCTGAACAGGAACTTGAGCGATTAGAAAGCGAACGGAAAACCCTAAAAGAAGATATAGGTGAGGCAAAGAGTAAAATTCAATCTATCAATGACTCTCTCTCTGGTAGTGGGGATGATGATGTCCGAGAAAAGCAACAACGACGTGAATATCTTGAGGGAAAAGTTGAGGAAAAAGAGGACCAGCTGACTCAGAATAGGGCAAATGTCGGTAGTAGTTTGGCTCAAGCTGGAGCAGTATCTTTCAACTCAGACGCAATTTCCTACGCGATTGAGGCAATAGAAGAATATGAAGCCTCAGATGACGGTTTACAAGGAGTGAGTGAGGAGCTAATTGAGGGACTTCTCTCACAGGAGCGCTGTATTTGTGGGGCTGATCTCACAGAAGGTACAGACGCACATGCGGAAATCACGAGTATCGAAGATGAGATTCGATCGAATGGCCACTCCGAGATCTCTGGGAAACTTCGAATCCAACGGGCACTCTCACAAGGAGAATCGTATGTAAACGAGCTGCTTGAAGATAAGAAAGAGCTCAATGAAACACAAGATTGGATTGACGAAAAAGAGTCAGAGCTATTTCGGATCGCAAGTCAGCTCGAGGACATAGACACAATAGATAACGAAAAAGCAGTTGAATTGGAAAAACAACGCCAACGAATTTCCGAAAGGATTGATGAAATGAATCAAGAGTTGGGAGAATTGAATGGCAAAATTGAGTCTCAAGAACAGGTCATAGACGACCGCCGGGAGGAATGGCGTGAGGCTGCTAAACAAAAGAAAGAAAATCAAAAATTAGTGGAAAAGAGCTTGTTTATCAGTGATGCATCGGATGAAATCAATGACATTAAGGAAGACATTTTAGGTCAAGTTCGTTCACAAACTGAAGAGAGACTGGAGCAGTATTACAACGACCTAATTTGGAAAGATGACGATTATGAGATTGTTTTGACTGATAAATACGAAGTGAAATTATATGATGCCGATGGACGGAAGAATTTGGGATCCTTGGCTGCTGGAGAACGTCAGGTGCTTGCGCTCTCATTCATGACAGCACTCTCCAAGATATCGGGTTTTAGCGCACCAATCATTATCGATACCCCATTGGGACGTATTTCAAGCGAGCCAAAAAAGCTGATTGCTCAAAATGTTCCAGACTATCTGGAGGACACTCAGGTAACCTTCCTGATGACGGACGTCGAATACAGTGAGGATGTTCGTGCATTTATCGCGGATGAAGTGGCTAATGAATACCATTTAGACTACCAGGCTGGTGTTACGGAGGTGGTTGAACGATGA